A window from Mycolicibacterium tokaiense encodes these proteins:
- a CDS encoding sensor histidine kinase, translated as MSSNPPSNAPRAPGSWSLQARLLLGQLLMLALVCVGIGAATELALYQYLVHQLDSQLVEATGRSAMMSGLPPPPPIPGGMPGSSIGPRPRPGPGPDFLDAPGQPVGMVAAVVSQQGRVNAGVLTTFGERADLGVVAQQQLVSVTPHQRAITIDLDGLGSYRAVATYNRFGETVAVGLPLSDVHGTLLRVLLIFAVVTVVAVAVAATAGVVIIRRALAPLNRVAATAAQVANLPLDRGEVALPVRVPERDANPNTEVGQMGSALNRMLDHISAALSTRQASETRVRQFVADASHELRTPLTAIRGYSELAQRRRDEVPAEVAHAMGRVASEAERMTHLVEDLLLLARLDSGRPLEREPVDLSKLAVDAVSDAHIAGPDHEWNLDLPDEPVLVTGDAARLQQVLTNLLANARTHTGPGTTVTLSLTAADRHAVLTVADDGPGIPAQLQSEVFERFARGDSSRSRKGGSTGLGLAIVAAVVKAHGGRIELASRPGDTRFVVTLPFTAGT; from the coding sequence ATGTCCTCAAACCCACCAAGTAACGCGCCCCGGGCCCCGGGCAGCTGGTCACTGCAGGCCCGTCTGCTGCTCGGACAGCTGCTGATGCTGGCACTGGTGTGCGTCGGTATCGGGGCGGCCACCGAACTCGCGCTGTACCAGTATCTGGTGCACCAGCTGGACAGCCAGCTGGTCGAGGCCACCGGCCGCTCGGCGATGATGTCGGGTCTGCCGCCACCCCCGCCGATTCCCGGTGGCATGCCCGGCAGCAGCATCGGGCCGCGACCCCGGCCGGGTCCCGGCCCGGATTTCCTGGACGCCCCGGGCCAGCCCGTCGGGATGGTGGCCGCGGTGGTGAGCCAACAGGGCAGGGTCAACGCCGGGGTGCTGACCACCTTCGGCGAGCGGGCCGATCTGGGGGTGGTCGCCCAGCAACAGCTGGTCTCGGTGACGCCGCACCAGCGGGCGATCACCATTGATCTGGACGGACTGGGGAGCTACCGTGCCGTGGCCACCTACAACCGGTTCGGTGAGACCGTGGCGGTGGGCCTGCCGCTGTCCGACGTACACGGCACCCTGTTGCGGGTGCTGCTCATCTTCGCGGTGGTCACCGTGGTGGCGGTGGCCGTTGCCGCCACTGCCGGGGTGGTGATCATCCGCCGGGCGCTGGCCCCGCTGAACAGGGTGGCGGCCACCGCAGCGCAGGTGGCCAACCTGCCGTTGGATCGTGGCGAGGTGGCCCTGCCGGTCCGTGTTCCCGAGCGTGACGCCAATCCGAATACCGAAGTGGGACAGATGGGTTCGGCACTGAATCGGATGCTGGACCACATTTCGGCGGCGCTGTCGACGCGGCAGGCCAGCGAGACCCGGGTGCGGCAGTTCGTCGCCGACGCCAGCCACGAACTGCGCACCCCGCTGACGGCCATCCGCGGGTACAGCGAGCTGGCGCAACGCCGCCGCGACGAGGTGCCCGCCGAAGTCGCCCACGCCATGGGCCGGGTGGCGTCCGAAGCCGAAAGGATGACACATCTGGTCGAAGACCTCCTGCTGCTGGCCCGGCTGGATTCTGGCCGCCCGCTGGAGCGGGAACCGGTCGACCTGTCGAAGCTGGCCGTGGACGCGGTGAGTGACGCCCACATCGCCGGACCCGATCACGAGTGGAACCTGGACCTGCCCGATGAGCCGGTGCTGGTGACCGGGGATGCGGCCCGGCTGCAGCAGGTGCTGACCAATCTGCTGGCCAACGCCCGCACCCACACCGGTCCGGGTACCACGGTCACGCTGTCGCTGACAGCCGCCGACCGGCACGCGGTGCTCACCGTCGCCGATGACGGGCCCGGCATCCCGGCGCAGCTGCAGTCCGAGGTGTTCGAGCGGTTCGCCCGCGGCGACTCGTCGCGCTCGCGCAAAGGTGGCAGCACCGGGCTGGGCCTGGCCATCGTGGCCGCGGTGGTCAAGGCGCACGGCGGCCGCATCGAGCTGGCCAGCAGGCCCGGCGACACCCGGTTCGTCGTGACGCTCCCCTTCACAGCCGGCACATAG
- a CDS encoding ArnT family glycosyltransferase — translation MTLLARREPLAVAALLTATALLYLWNLGATDWANSFYTAAVQAGSQSWTALLFGSSDAANAITVDKTPAALWVMSLSARLFGFSSWSMLVPQALMGVATVAVLYVAVRRVVGVPGALLAGTVLAVTPVAALMFRFNNPDALLVLALVVAAYCVQRSLDGSAWWMVAAGTALGVGFLAKMLQALLVAPVFALVFLIAAEMSVAQRIRRLFLGGLALVVSAGWYLLLVELWPADLRPYIGGSQDNSILELTLGYNGLGRLTGDEVGGLGNMNHDVGWARLLGAQMGGEIGWLLPAAVIVLVAGLCCARGMVRAALSLWGGWLVATALVFSYMNGIMHSYYTVALAPAIAACLGIGAPVLWRRRTDIRIVMVLSGAVIITAILAFLLLQRHSDWQPWLRPTVLFTGLAAGLLLLVVGKLAPRAATAVGALACVAVLAAPAAYSVATAGTTHSGAIPTSGPVSGFGGPPGLLTAERPPDELITLLRQDGADYTWVAAAVGSNNAAGYQLSTGLPVMAVGGYNGTDPAPTLSEFQKLVAAKKIHYFMDSTTLRMMGSQSSGSDAAHRIADWVHAHFPSENIAGVTVFDLTA, via the coding sequence GTGACTCTCCTCGCGCGGCGCGAACCGCTGGCCGTCGCGGCATTGCTGACGGCGACCGCGCTGCTCTACCTGTGGAACCTCGGCGCCACCGACTGGGCCAACAGCTTTTACACCGCTGCGGTGCAGGCCGGTTCCCAGAGCTGGACGGCGTTGTTGTTCGGGTCCAGCGATGCCGCCAACGCGATCACCGTGGACAAGACCCCGGCCGCGTTGTGGGTGATGAGCCTGTCCGCGCGCCTCTTCGGGTTCAGCAGCTGGAGCATGCTGGTGCCGCAGGCGCTGATGGGTGTGGCCACGGTGGCCGTGCTGTACGTCGCCGTGCGCCGGGTGGTCGGTGTCCCTGGTGCCCTGCTGGCCGGGACGGTGCTGGCGGTGACGCCGGTGGCCGCCCTGATGTTCCGGTTCAACAACCCGGACGCGCTGCTGGTTCTCGCGCTGGTGGTGGCGGCCTACTGTGTGCAGCGCTCACTGGACGGTTCGGCGTGGTGGATGGTGGCCGCTGGGACCGCGCTGGGCGTGGGGTTTCTGGCCAAGATGCTGCAGGCCCTGCTGGTGGCACCGGTGTTCGCGCTGGTGTTTCTGATCGCTGCGGAAATGTCTGTGGCGCAGCGCATTCGGCGGCTGTTCCTCGGTGGGCTGGCCCTGGTGGTGTCGGCCGGCTGGTACCTGCTTTTGGTGGAGCTCTGGCCGGCGGATCTGCGGCCCTATATCGGTGGCTCGCAGGACAATTCGATCCTGGAACTGACACTGGGGTACAACGGCCTGGGCCGATTGACCGGCGACGAGGTGGGCGGCCTGGGCAACATGAACCACGACGTCGGCTGGGCGCGGCTGCTGGGCGCTCAGATGGGCGGTGAGATCGGCTGGCTGCTGCCCGCTGCCGTGATCGTGCTGGTGGCCGGATTGTGCTGTGCCCGAGGTATGGTGCGCGCCGCACTGTCGCTGTGGGGCGGGTGGCTGGTGGCCACCGCGCTGGTGTTCAGCTACATGAACGGCATCATGCACTCGTACTACACCGTCGCTCTGGCGCCGGCGATCGCGGCGTGCCTCGGTATCGGGGCGCCGGTGCTCTGGCGCCGCCGCACCGATATCCGGATCGTGATGGTGCTCTCGGGTGCGGTGATCATCACCGCGATCCTGGCGTTCCTGTTGCTGCAACGACATTCGGATTGGCAACCGTGGCTGCGTCCTACGGTGTTGTTCACCGGGCTGGCCGCCGGGCTGCTGCTACTGGTCGTCGGCAAGCTGGCCCCGCGCGCCGCCACGGCGGTGGGTGCACTGGCCTGCGTCGCGGTGCTGGCCGCACCAGCGGCCTACAGCGTCGCCACCGCGGGTACCACGCACAGCGGCGCCATTCCCACGTCGGGGCCGGTGTCCGGGTTCGGTGGGCCGCCCGGCCTGCTCACCGCCGAGCGTCCCCCGGATGAGCTCATCACACTGCTGCGCCAGGACGGGGCGGACTACACCTGGGTGGCGGCGGCGGTGGGCTCCAACAATGCCGCCGGCTACCAGTTGAGCACCGGCCTGCCGGTGATGGCCGTCGGCGGCTACAACGGCACCGACCCGGCTCCCACACTGTCGGAGTTCCAGAAACTGGTGGCAGCCAAGAAGATCCACTACTTCATGGACTCCACCACCCTGCGGATGATGGGGTCGCAGTCCAGCGGCAGTGACGCCGCCCACCGGATCGCGGACTGGGTGCACGCCCACTTCCCCAGCGAGAACATCGCCGGTGTCACCGTCTTCGACCTGACCGCATGA
- a CDS encoding bifunctional glycosyltransferase family 2/GtrA family protein — protein MTTIDLPRAKARNAALVAAERGVPVLDVVVPVYNEQEQLADSIRRLHRHLCTEFPFDFRITIADNASVDATLAIAERLAGELDGVRVRRLELKGRGRALHEVWSTSDAPVLAYMDVDLSTDLAALAPLVAPLISGHSDLAIGTRLGRGSQVVRGPKREFISRCYNLILRSTLAARFSDAQCGFKAIRADAAAQLLPHVHDTGWFFDTELLVLAQRSGMRIHEVPVDWVDDPDSRVDIVATAVADLKGIARLLGGFARGSIPVGAIGAQLTPAAEPPPSLLRQVVRFATVGVLSTLAYLVLFLALRPLGAQGANLVALLVTAVANTAANRRFTFGVRGRARVVRHQFEGLVVFGIGLALTSGSLAVLHYFGEPARAVELAVLVAANLLATVVRFVLLRGWVFRSGRSAS, from the coding sequence ATGACCACAATCGACCTGCCGCGAGCAAAAGCCCGCAATGCCGCCCTCGTCGCCGCCGAGCGCGGCGTGCCTGTCCTGGACGTCGTGGTCCCGGTGTACAACGAACAGGAGCAACTCGCGGACTCGATCCGCCGGCTGCACCGCCACCTGTGCACGGAGTTCCCGTTCGACTTCCGGATCACCATCGCCGACAACGCCAGCGTGGACGCCACGCTCGCCATTGCCGAACGGCTCGCCGGTGAGCTCGACGGGGTGCGGGTGCGTCGGCTTGAACTCAAGGGCCGGGGTCGCGCGCTGCATGAGGTGTGGTCGACGTCGGACGCGCCCGTGCTCGCGTACATGGACGTCGACCTGTCCACCGACCTGGCCGCCCTGGCGCCGTTGGTGGCGCCACTGATCTCCGGGCATTCGGATCTGGCCATCGGCACCCGGCTGGGCCGCGGCTCGCAGGTGGTCCGCGGGCCCAAGCGCGAGTTCATCTCCCGCTGCTACAACCTGATTCTGCGCTCGACCCTGGCGGCGCGTTTCTCCGACGCGCAGTGCGGCTTCAAGGCCATCCGCGCGGACGCGGCCGCACAGCTGCTACCGCACGTGCACGACACCGGCTGGTTCTTCGACACCGAGTTGCTGGTGCTGGCGCAGCGCAGCGGCATGCGGATCCATGAGGTGCCGGTCGACTGGGTGGACGATCCGGACAGCCGCGTCGACATCGTCGCCACGGCTGTCGCCGACCTCAAGGGCATCGCCCGGCTGCTCGGCGGCTTCGCCCGCGGCTCGATCCCCGTGGGCGCCATCGGCGCGCAGCTGACGCCGGCCGCCGAGCCACCACCGTCACTGTTGCGGCAAGTGGTTCGCTTCGCCACCGTCGGCGTGCTGTCCACGCTGGCGTACCTGGTGTTGTTCCTGGCCCTGCGACCGCTCGGCGCCCAGGGTGCCAACCTGGTGGCGCTGCTGGTGACCGCGGTGGCCAACACCGCAGCCAACCGCCGGTTCACCTTCGGCGTGCGCGGGCGTGCCCGGGTGGTGCGCCACCAGTTCGAAGGACTGGTGGTGTTCGGGATCGGGCTGGCCCTGACCAGTGGCTCGCTGGCGGTACTGCACTACTTCGGCGAGCCGGCCCGCGCCGTCGAACTCGCGGTCCTGGTGGCGGCCAACCTGCTGGCCACTGTGGTGCGGTTCGTCCTGCTGCGCGGCTGGGTCTTCCGTTCCGGCAGGAGCGCCTCGTGA
- a CDS encoding ArnT family glycosyltransferase, translated as MTVIDDAPVSVEAHRVPTARWERPALVVLLAGTAVLYLWALGSLGWANDFYAAAAQAGSQNWKALLFGSLDPGNVITVDKPPASLWVMGLAGQVFGFSSWSMLVPQGLMGVASVALLYAAVKRTSGPAAGLLAGLVLTLTPVAALMFRYNNPDALLVLLLVVAAYCIVRALDGRAVLWTSLAGVALGFAFLTKLLQAFLIVPVLALVVLVAVPVSVRRRLVALACGLIAMVVSAGWYIALVALWPADSRPYIGGSTNNSLLELALGYNGLGRVFGGDGNPTRGAENGSAVGGPPGGGMNIMFGGDPGITRMFGQSMGTEISWLLPAALIGLVAGLWFTRRAARTDRTRAALLLWGGWTVVTGLIFSYMKGIMHPYYTIALAPGVAAVVAIGVVELWRGRAHLPARIPLALMLAATGVWSFVLLNRTPDWLPWLRWVVLVGAIVAAAVLAVGGHQLGRYTAALALAGVLFGLGATGAYTVQTVVGGTSGGGIPLSGPARDVGLFGPGGPGGSGGPGGPGGPGGPGGPGGSSEEVENLLRDSGEHWAAAAVSSMASGRLQLETGRPVMAIGGFSGGDPAPTLAQFQQYVADGQIGYFLVSDRGPGGRGGGDTDSSAAQITQWVKDNFTAQTIDGTTVYDLHP; from the coding sequence GTGACAGTCATCGACGACGCCCCGGTGAGTGTCGAAGCCCATCGCGTGCCCACTGCCCGCTGGGAGCGGCCCGCACTGGTGGTGCTGCTGGCCGGTACCGCGGTGCTGTACCTGTGGGCGCTGGGTTCGCTGGGTTGGGCCAATGACTTCTACGCCGCCGCAGCACAAGCCGGGTCGCAGAACTGGAAGGCGTTGCTGTTCGGGTCGCTGGACCCGGGCAATGTCATCACCGTGGACAAGCCACCTGCCTCCCTGTGGGTGATGGGCCTGGCCGGTCAGGTATTTGGATTCAGCTCCTGGAGCATGCTGGTGCCGCAGGGCCTGATGGGGGTGGCGTCGGTGGCGCTGCTCTACGCGGCGGTGAAGCGGACGTCGGGACCGGCTGCCGGCCTGTTGGCCGGGCTGGTGTTGACGCTGACCCCCGTGGCGGCGTTGATGTTCCGGTACAACAACCCGGACGCGCTCCTGGTTCTCTTGTTGGTCGTCGCGGCCTACTGCATCGTGCGTGCGCTGGACGGCAGGGCGGTGCTCTGGACGTCTCTGGCCGGGGTGGCGCTGGGCTTCGCCTTCCTGACCAAACTGTTGCAGGCGTTCCTGATCGTGCCGGTGCTGGCGCTGGTGGTGCTGGTGGCGGTGCCGGTCAGTGTCCGTAGACGGCTGGTTGCCCTGGCATGCGGGCTCATTGCGATGGTGGTCTCGGCAGGCTGGTACATCGCGCTGGTGGCGTTGTGGCCGGCCGATTCCCGGCCCTATATCGGTGGTTCCACGAACAACAGCCTGCTGGAGTTGGCGCTGGGCTACAACGGCCTGGGCCGGGTGTTCGGCGGTGACGGCAATCCCACTCGCGGAGCCGAGAACGGCTCGGCCGTGGGCGGCCCTCCGGGTGGTGGCATGAACATCATGTTCGGGGGCGATCCGGGCATCACCCGCATGTTCGGTCAGTCCATGGGCACGGAGATCTCCTGGTTGTTGCCGGCGGCACTGATCGGTCTGGTGGCCGGGCTGTGGTTCACCCGCCGCGCAGCGCGGACCGACCGCACGCGCGCAGCGCTGCTGTTGTGGGGTGGCTGGACCGTGGTGACGGGGCTGATCTTCAGCTACATGAAGGGGATCATGCATCCCTATTACACCATTGCGCTGGCACCCGGCGTCGCCGCGGTCGTGGCGATCGGCGTGGTCGAGCTGTGGCGTGGGCGTGCCCACCTGCCGGCGCGAATCCCGTTGGCACTCATGCTCGCCGCGACGGGTGTGTGGAGTTTCGTGTTGTTGAACCGGACCCCGGACTGGCTGCCCTGGCTGCGGTGGGTGGTGCTGGTCGGGGCCATCGTGGCGGCCGCGGTGCTCGCCGTCGGTGGACACCAGCTAGGCCGCTACACCGCGGCGTTGGCGCTGGCGGGCGTGCTGTTCGGGCTGGGCGCCACCGGTGCCTACACGGTGCAGACCGTGGTGGGTGGTACCAGCGGCGGCGGGATTCCGCTGTCCGGGCCCGCGCGCGATGTCGGGCTCTTCGGTCCCGGTGGTCCGGGAGGCTCGGGTGGTCCGGGCGGCCCAGGAGGCCCAGGAGGCCCAGGAGGCCCCGGTGGTTCGTCGGAGGAGGTGGAGAACCTGTTGCGCGACAGCGGCGAGCACTGGGCTGCAGCCGCTGTCAGCTCGATGGCGTCAGGGCGCCTGCAGTTGGAGACCGGGCGCCCGGTGATGGCGATCGGCGGGTTCAGCGGCGGGGATCCCGCACCCACGCTGGCGCAGTTCCAGCAGTATGTGGCCGACGGTCAGATCGGCTACTTCCTGGTGAGTGACCGAGGCCCCGGTGGTCGCGGCGGCGGCGATACCGACAGCTCTGCCGCGCAGATCACGCAGTGGGTGAAGGACAACTTCACCGCGCAGACCATCGACGGCACAACGGTTTACGATCTGCACCCTTGA
- a CDS encoding DUF222 domain-containing protein, protein MTDVQLDDAITTYTALAATVAAHRLLFIAEKTSRTYTDDYDTVEDTEAAWKSAAAEISLASDTSHGRASNDMEIGLALATRLPKVAELLLGGQISEYIARRIVHRTTNIIDPDVLAVVETHLAEAATTWGALSVKKLDNAIDIWVNRYDPAAVRQVRVRVRDRGVEILETKDGVTEVLLRLTGADAALYWQRITAMAKGVCTDDPRTLNQRRADAHGALGAGSFHLACQCGNPDCPAAADDDGRASQVVVHIYTEAETLAAQPDPLMDGDAPLPPDPGQPRSDITLVYPDGTRVHLDGTREPARENQASHDGPAAECRPAAENEPETEDQPEVDQTTTPAPCVPNPPPGILVGFGAMPAPLIAALIARGAPVRHLTAPGTDPESRYRPSTALQEWTTARDLTCRFPNCDRPAQFCEWDHTTPWPAGKTHASGGKMYCKLHHFGKTFWTGWTDSQAPDGTITITTPTGQTYTSKPASRLYFPTINTTSAPINTPPPTPTPPGKINHIPTYRKRNRAKQRIYRINAERKLNDGRAAEATRPPPF, encoded by the coding sequence ATGACCGACGTGCAACTCGACGATGCGATCACCACCTACACCGCCCTGGCCGCCACCGTCGCCGCGCACCGGTTGTTGTTCATCGCGGAGAAGACCAGCCGCACCTACACCGACGACTACGACACCGTCGAGGACACCGAAGCCGCCTGGAAATCCGCCGCCGCCGAGATCTCGTTGGCCAGCGACACCAGCCACGGCCGCGCCTCCAACGACATGGAAATCGGGTTGGCGTTGGCGACTCGGTTGCCGAAGGTCGCTGAGTTGTTGTTGGGCGGGCAGATCTCGGAATACATCGCCCGACGCATCGTGCACCGCACCACCAACATCATCGACCCCGACGTACTCGCCGTCGTCGAAACCCACCTCGCCGAGGCCGCCACCACCTGGGGTGCCCTATCGGTCAAGAAACTCGATAACGCCATCGACATCTGGGTCAACCGGTACGACCCCGCCGCGGTGCGCCAGGTCCGGGTGCGGGTCCGCGACCGCGGTGTGGAGATCCTGGAAACCAAAGACGGGGTCACCGAGGTCCTGCTGCGCCTCACCGGTGCCGATGCCGCTCTGTATTGGCAGCGGATCACCGCGATGGCCAAAGGGGTCTGCACAGACGACCCCCGGACCCTGAATCAGCGCCGCGCTGATGCCCACGGGGCGCTGGGAGCCGGGTCCTTCCACCTGGCCTGCCAGTGCGGGAACCCGGACTGCCCCGCCGCCGCCGACGATGATGGCCGGGCCTCGCAGGTGGTGGTGCACATCTACACCGAAGCCGAGACTTTGGCGGCGCAGCCCGATCCGTTGATGGACGGCGATGCCCCGCTGCCGCCCGACCCCGGCCAGCCGCGCAGTGACATCACCCTGGTCTACCCCGACGGCACCCGCGTGCACCTCGACGGCACTCGCGAACCCGCCCGCGAGAACCAGGCCTCCCACGACGGCCCGGCTGCCGAATGCCGACCCGCAGCAGAAAATGAGCCCGAGACCGAGGACCAGCCCGAGGTCGACCAGACGACCACACCAGCACCCTGCGTGCCCAATCCGCCGCCGGGCATCCTGGTGGGCTTCGGCGCGATGCCGGCGCCGCTGATCGCCGCGCTCATCGCCCGAGGCGCACCAGTCCGCCACCTCACCGCACCGGGGACGGATCCCGAAAGCCGCTACCGACCGTCAACAGCCCTGCAGGAGTGGACCACCGCCCGCGACCTGACGTGCCGGTTCCCGAACTGCGACCGCCCCGCCCAGTTCTGCGAATGGGACCACACCACCCCCTGGCCGGCCGGCAAAACCCATGCCTCCGGCGGCAAGATGTACTGCAAACTGCACCATTTCGGCAAAACCTTCTGGACCGGGTGGACCGACAGCCAAGCCCCTGACGGCACCATCACCATCACCACCCCCACCGGACAGACCTACACCAGCAAGCCCGCCAGCCGCCTGTACTTCCCCACCATCAACACCACCTCAGCTCCCATCAACACCCCGCCGCCGACACCCACCCCGCCCGGCAAGATCAACCACATCCCCACATACCGAAAACGCAACCGAGCCAAGCAACGCATCTACCGCATCAACGCCGAGCGCAAACTCAATGACGGCCGCGCGGCCGAAGCCACCCGGCCGCCACCGTTCTGA